The genomic interval CCATGTCCCTCCTGTTGTCCCGGTCTGCCATCGCTGAAAATGCCTGTGAACAGGAGAAAAGCATAAATGCCAAAATGATTGTCGATAACAGAACCGTGTTTTTCATAAAAAGATCCTCATTTCAAAATATTTTGATACCTACCCCGCATTCGGTCATTCATTTATATATCCATCTACGAGAATGGCTTGAGTCTCGGCACCTTCTTCCCGCAAGGCTGCAATGGCCTCATATTCCGGTGATGCCAGCCATCTCCGGATATGGTCTTCTGTAGGGAACTCAATAATGATTATTCTGTCCGGTTTCCAGGCTCCAAGGGACCTGATTTTCTCCCCGCGAACATGGTAGCGACCGCAGTATTTTTTAACAATAGGGGAGACTTTATCAATATATTGCTGGTATTTCTCACGGTCTTTTACTTTGGAATCGATAATCAAGTATACTGACATATTAATCCTTCTCCTTCAGGTA from Pseudomonadota bacterium carries:
- a CDS encoding DUF1330 domain-containing protein; this translates as MSVYLIIDSKVKDREKYQQYIDKVSPIVKKYCGRYHVRGEKIRSLGAWKPDRIIIIEFPTEDHIRRWLASPEYEAIAALREEGAETQAILVDGYINE